In Niallia sp. FSL W8-0635, one genomic interval encodes:
- a CDS encoding M20 family metallopeptidase, producing MLDKWYKEIEAMYDQMVEWRRHLHENPELSFQEVKTSQMIGDLLESFGIEVRRNVGGNGVVGKIYGAKPGKTIALRADFDALPIQDEKNVDFKSKVPGVMHACGHDGHTATLLAVAKVLQENSDDLAGNVVLLHQHAEELPPGGAIAMIEDGCLDGVDVVYGAHLASGSELGSVLFRIGPVSASSDTFELKIQGKGGHGASPHQTIDAIAVGAQIANQLKHIVSRRVNPQKPAVISIGSFHAGNAGNVIADTVELTGTVRTFDEDVRLLIEEEMEQLISGVCKAFHAEYEFSYTKGYPSTVNTADETNILENCLKDVLPESKLVKIEKPGMGGEDFSYYLQNRPGCFFSVGARNEEIDAVYPHHHPKFTFDESAMLHTAKIFLGLVDYYTNAEKKEALVNSSTI from the coding sequence ATGTTAGATAAATGGTATAAAGAAATCGAAGCAATGTATGACCAAATGGTAGAGTGGAGACGACATTTACATGAAAATCCAGAACTGTCTTTTCAAGAAGTAAAGACAAGTCAAATGATTGGTGATTTGTTAGAAAGCTTTGGCATTGAGGTAAGAAGGAATGTCGGTGGAAACGGCGTCGTCGGTAAAATTTATGGGGCAAAGCCAGGAAAAACCATTGCATTACGAGCAGACTTTGATGCATTACCTATTCAGGATGAAAAAAATGTGGATTTTAAATCGAAAGTACCAGGTGTAATGCATGCATGCGGACATGATGGTCATACAGCTACTTTATTAGCAGTAGCCAAAGTTTTACAGGAGAATTCTGATGATTTAGCAGGAAATGTGGTGCTGCTCCATCAACATGCTGAAGAATTACCACCAGGTGGAGCCATTGCAATGATTGAAGATGGCTGTTTGGATGGAGTAGATGTTGTATATGGTGCCCACTTGGCGTCAGGTAGTGAGTTAGGAAGTGTCCTCTTTAGAATAGGACCTGTTTCTGCTTCGAGTGATACATTTGAATTGAAAATTCAAGGAAAGGGCGGGCATGGTGCTTCCCCTCATCAAACAATTGATGCAATTGCAGTCGGTGCACAAATTGCAAATCAGTTAAAGCATATTGTCAGTAGACGAGTAAATCCACAAAAACCTGCAGTTATTTCCATTGGTTCTTTCCATGCTGGAAATGCAGGAAATGTCATTGCAGATACGGTGGAACTAACAGGAACAGTCCGTACATTTGATGAAGATGTTCGCCTACTGATTGAAGAAGAAATGGAACAATTAATTAGTGGAGTGTGTAAAGCATTTCACGCTGAATATGAGTTTAGCTATACAAAAGGCTATCCATCTACTGTTAATACAGCAGATGAAACGAATATTCTAGAAAACTGCTTGAAAGACGTCTTACCTGAAAGCAAGCTTGTAAAAATAGAAAAGCCTGGCATGGGTGGAGAAGACTTTTCTTACTATCTACAAAATCGTCCAGGATGTTTCTTCTCAGTTGGAGCTCGTAATGAAGAAATTGATGCTGTCTATCCTCATCATCACCCAAAATTTACGTTTGATGAAAGTGCAATGCTGCATACAGCCAAAATATTTTTAGGCTTGGTAGATTACTATACGAATGCAGAAAAGAAAGAGGCTTTAGTGAATAGCTCCACTATATAA
- a CDS encoding aspartate kinase: MKVVKFGGSSLATGNQLEKVLQIVKEDKERRIVVVSAPGKRYEADTKVTDLLIQCATAVVNGGSPSPYLEEVLARYASIAKELDLSSDIIANIKNDLLELIKNTDDEDAFMEAMKASGEDNNAKLVAHFFKDRGLDAIYVSPKEAGLIVSDDPGNAQVLAESYDRLFALREQKKIIVFPGFFGYNESGKVVTFSRSGSDITGAILANGVKADLYENFTDVDAVYSVNPSIVKQPKEIKELTYREMRELSYAGFSVFHAEALIPAYRAGIPVQVRNTNNPSAPGTRIVASRSNTNGPVIGIANDKGFCSIYISKYLMNREVGFARKVLSILEEYHISYEHMPSGIDDLTIVLRQNQLVGKSEQEILARISDELQVDEIKVEHDLALIMLVGEGMRHNVGTNARASKALAEAGVNIEMINQGSSEVSMMFGVKETVVKKAVKAIYEEFFQ, translated from the coding sequence ATGAAGGTTGTGAAATTTGGGGGTAGTTCATTAGCTACGGGGAATCAACTGGAAAAAGTATTGCAAATAGTAAAGGAAGACAAGGAAAGACGGATAGTAGTTGTATCTGCTCCTGGAAAAAGATATGAAGCGGATACGAAGGTTACTGATTTATTAATTCAGTGCGCAACAGCAGTAGTAAATGGAGGGAGTCCGTCCCCTTATCTAGAGGAAGTATTAGCGAGGTATGCGAGTATTGCTAAAGAATTGGATCTTTCCAGTGATATTATAGCGAATATTAAAAATGATTTATTAGAACTAATAAAAAATACTGATGATGAAGATGCTTTTATGGAAGCGATGAAAGCTAGTGGAGAAGATAATAATGCAAAATTAGTAGCGCATTTTTTTAAAGATAGAGGACTGGATGCAATCTATGTGAGTCCGAAAGAAGCGGGGTTAATTGTAAGTGATGATCCTGGAAATGCGCAAGTACTTGCCGAATCATATGATCGATTATTCGCTTTAAGAGAACAAAAGAAAATCATTGTATTCCCAGGTTTTTTTGGTTACAACGAATCAGGAAAAGTCGTTACTTTTTCAAGGAGTGGCTCAGATATTACAGGTGCGATTCTCGCTAATGGAGTAAAAGCGGATTTGTATGAAAACTTTACAGATGTTGATGCAGTATACTCCGTCAATCCTTCCATCGTTAAGCAACCAAAAGAAATTAAGGAGTTAACTTATCGAGAGATGCGCGAATTATCTTACGCGGGATTTTCTGTATTTCATGCAGAAGCTCTGATCCCAGCTTATCGTGCTGGAATTCCTGTTCAAGTAAGAAACACGAATAATCCTTCTGCGCCAGGAACAAGAATTGTTGCATCAAGAAGTAATACAAATGGACCAGTAATTGGAATTGCTAATGATAAGGGATTTTGTTCCATTTATATAAGTAAATACTTAATGAACCGAGAAGTTGGTTTTGCTAGAAAGGTTCTATCGATATTAGAGGAATACCATATTTCATATGAACATATGCCTTCTGGAATTGATGATTTAACCATCGTTTTGCGTCAGAACCAATTAGTAGGAAAAAGTGAACAAGAAATACTAGCAAGAATTTCTGATGAATTACAAGTAGATGAAATAAAGGTAGAGCATGACTTGGCACTTATCATGCTTGTAGGAGAAGGGATGCGTCATAATGTCGGTACAAATGCTCGAGCATCCAAGGCACTTGCAGAAGCTGGAGTAAACATTGAAATGATTAACCAAGGATCATCTGAAGTAAGCATGATGTTCGGAGTAAAAGAAACAGTTGTCAAAAAAGCAGTAAAGGCAATTTATGAAGAGTTCTTTCAATAA
- a CDS encoding MFS transporter: MENQKYSKRNLGIMWFANFFISACMTMVLPFLSLYIESFGQYSPEFVQHWSGLCFSVTFVAAFLFSPIWGKIGDKFGRKTILIILAIGLGVSIFLMSFANSVWEVFILRFFTGFFTGFIPMSQAFISTQTPKKIAGKVLGTLQTGSITGALIGPLLGGVLADSFGYGATFRFTSFAIFISAILVFTTKEFVLPVQKGTKSSYTSKEVLAYILKNPVFITVLLISAFIQIAHFSIQPILSLYVGELHGPENIAFFAGLAFSAAGLGNLLMARKWGEMGDRSGHLKILVILLFIAGIIYFPGGFVNQYWQLLIIRFILGVAIGGMIPVRIAYIRQEVPIAMQGEVMGYETSLRFLGNIIGPALGGVIAGNFGFSMVFFSTSFLLLASGIFLFTMMHRHPKLAKHSIS; encoded by the coding sequence ATGGAAAACCAAAAATATTCAAAACGAAATTTAGGAATCATGTGGTTCGCAAACTTTTTTATAAGTGCCTGTATGACTATGGTTCTCCCATTTCTATCTCTTTATATTGAATCCTTTGGTCAATATTCACCAGAATTTGTTCAGCATTGGTCTGGACTATGTTTCTCTGTCACCTTTGTAGCCGCCTTTTTATTTTCACCAATCTGGGGAAAAATTGGCGATAAATTCGGCAGAAAGACAATACTTATAATTTTAGCAATCGGTCTTGGTGTATCGATATTTCTTATGAGCTTTGCCAATTCAGTATGGGAAGTTTTTATTCTTCGTTTCTTCACAGGATTTTTCACCGGTTTTATTCCAATGTCACAAGCATTTATCTCTACACAAACTCCAAAAAAAATTGCGGGTAAAGTATTAGGAACATTACAAACAGGAAGTATTACTGGCGCATTGATTGGTCCATTACTTGGAGGAGTGTTAGCAGATAGTTTTGGCTATGGAGCGACTTTCCGATTTACTTCGTTCGCAATCTTTATTTCTGCGATTCTAGTATTTACTACGAAAGAATTTGTTCTACCTGTCCAAAAGGGTACAAAAAGTAGTTATACAAGTAAAGAAGTTTTGGCCTATATCCTTAAGAATCCTGTTTTTATTACCGTGCTTCTTATCTCAGCCTTTATTCAAATTGCTCATTTTAGTATCCAGCCAATTCTTTCTTTATATGTCGGGGAATTGCATGGACCTGAGAATATTGCCTTTTTCGCTGGATTAGCTTTCTCTGCTGCAGGATTAGGTAACTTGCTGATGGCAAGGAAATGGGGAGAAATGGGCGATCGCTCTGGACATTTGAAAATACTTGTTATTCTCTTATTTATTGCGGGAATTATTTACTTCCCAGGGGGCTTTGTTAACCAATACTGGCAATTGCTTATTATTCGCTTTATTCTCGGTGTAGCAATTGGTGGAATGATTCCTGTTCGAATAGCCTATATTCGTCAAGAGGTACCAATTGCCATGCAAGGAGAAGTAATGGGATATGAAACAAGTCTCCGTTTTCTAGGCAATATTATTGGTCCTGCCCTAGGTGGAGTGATTGCAGGTAATTTTGGTTTCTCTATGGTATTCTTTTCAACTAGTTTTCTCTTATTAGCAAGCGGGATTTTCTTATTTACAATGATGCATCGACATCCTAAATTAGCTAAACATTCGATTTCGTAA
- a CDS encoding amino acid ABC transporter permease: MDFNFTIILEYADLFKKGILVTIQLSLYAIVFGTILGLLIGLGKIAKNQWISFPFRCYIAIFRGTPLFVQILIIHFGFIPLFLNTTNAMVAAIVALSLNAAAYIAEIFRAGIESIDRGQMEAARSLGMTHIQAMRYIILPQSIKRMIPPLGNEFVVLIKDSSLAAVIAAPELMYYARLMMGQYNRVWEPYLTVAVIYLVLTLTLSFFLTRLERRLKTE, translated from the coding sequence ATGGATTTTAATTTCACGATCATTTTGGAGTATGCAGATTTATTTAAAAAAGGAATATTAGTAACCATTCAATTATCCTTATATGCGATTGTGTTTGGTACTATTTTAGGATTATTAATTGGTCTTGGAAAAATAGCAAAAAATCAGTGGATTTCCTTTCCTTTTCGCTGCTATATTGCTATTTTTCGTGGAACTCCCCTTTTTGTACAAATCCTAATTATTCATTTTGGGTTTATTCCGTTATTCTTGAATACCACTAATGCCATGGTAGCAGCAATTGTGGCATTATCACTAAATGCTGCTGCTTATATCGCAGAGATTTTCCGAGCTGGAATCGAGTCAATAGACCGTGGTCAAATGGAAGCAGCAAGGTCTTTAGGGATGACGCACATACAGGCGATGCGTTACATAATTTTACCACAGTCTATTAAACGAATGATTCCGCCACTTGGCAATGAATTTGTCGTATTGATTAAAGATTCCTCTTTAGCAGCTGTTATAGCTGCACCGGAGTTGATGTATTATGCAAGGCTGATGATGGGGCAATATAATCGAGTTTGGGAGCCGTATTTAACGGTAGCTGTTATTTACCTAGTTCTAACTTTAACATTAAGCTTCTTCTTAACTCGTTTGGAAAGAAGGTTGAAAACAGAATGA
- a CDS encoding basic amino acid ABC transporter substrate-binding protein, with protein sequence MKKKGFLFALFMSIVLALAACGTNSENASGDGEGKKKLRVVTDAAYAPFEYMDKDKIIGFDVDVFTAAAEEAGYEFEIVNVGWDPVFAELENGTADVGLSAITINEDRLKSYDFSIPYFESTNKILAPEGTDIEKADDLVEKTVAVQAGTTGADAVDALLGNGNEKVKKFENNNLAILEMKNNGADAVVADNAVLETYAKNNPQDNFTVIEDKEGFESEYYGFMFPKDSEIVEDFSKGLNAILDNGKYAEIYKEWFGQDPDIENLKAQQ encoded by the coding sequence TTGAAGAAAAAAGGATTTTTATTTGCATTATTTATGTCGATTGTACTTGCATTAGCAGCATGTGGTACAAACTCTGAAAATGCAAGTGGTGATGGAGAAGGAAAAAAGAAATTAAGAGTAGTAACAGATGCGGCTTACGCACCATTTGAATACATGGATAAAGACAAGATTATTGGCTTTGATGTGGATGTTTTCACTGCAGCAGCAGAGGAAGCTGGATATGAGTTTGAAATTGTCAATGTTGGATGGGATCCTGTATTTGCGGAATTAGAGAATGGAACAGCGGATGTAGGCTTATCTGCAATCACGATTAACGAGGATCGTTTGAAGTCCTATGATTTCTCTATCCCCTATTTTGAGAGCACAAATAAAATTTTAGCTCCAGAAGGTACGGATATTGAGAAAGCTGATGATTTAGTAGAGAAGACAGTAGCAGTCCAAGCAGGAACTACAGGCGCAGATGCAGTGGATGCGCTTCTAGGAAATGGCAATGAGAAAGTGAAAAAGTTTGAAAATAATAATCTAGCTATTCTTGAAATGAAAAATAACGGTGCAGATGCAGTTGTTGCAGATAATGCAGTACTTGAAACATATGCTAAAAATAATCCACAGGACAACTTTACGGTAATTGAAGATAAGGAAGGGTTTGAATCGGAGTATTATGGCTTCATGTTCCCAAAGGATAGTGAAATTGTGGAAGATTTCAGCAAAGGACTTAACGCTATATTGGATAATGGAAAATATGCAGAAATTTATAAGGAATGGTTTGGGCAGGATCCAGATATTGAAAATTTAAAAGCACAACAATAG
- a CDS encoding AzlD domain-containing protein yields MMSNTSFFLLVIGCTLVTFIPRIIPFLVARNFTISAPVEKWLSYLPVCIFTGLIVESLLESSGSNSIHINWEALLATIPTILVAFLSRSLLTTVLFGVVCMAIVRLIM; encoded by the coding sequence ATGATGAGTAACACTAGCTTTTTTCTTTTAGTAATTGGTTGTACACTTGTAACATTTATTCCAAGAATTATTCCATTTTTGGTTGCACGCAATTTCACCATTTCTGCTCCAGTTGAAAAATGGCTTTCCTATCTTCCTGTATGTATTTTTACTGGTTTAATTGTAGAAAGTCTTTTAGAAAGTAGCGGAAGTAATAGTATCCATATTAATTGGGAGGCACTCCTTGCGACTATCCCTACAATACTGGTTGCTTTTCTTAGCAGAAGCTTATTAACTACCGTATTATTCGGAGTAGTGTGTATGGCTATTGTTAGATTGATTATGTAG
- a CDS encoding amidohydrolase, whose amino-acid sequence MLKKWHSELAEMFDQMVEWRRHFHQYPELSFQEVETPRMIAEILEGFGIEVRRNVGGRGVVGKIYGAKPGKTIALRADFDALPIQDEKDVPYKSKVPGVMHACGHDGHTATLLAVAKVLQDNRDSIAGNIVLLHQHAEEMSPGGAKAMIEDDCLKDVDVVYGAHLSSLSELGKYHYRPGYSQAAADAFEITIKGKGGHGSAPHETVDAIAIGTALVTQLQFIASRRVDPLNPVVLSVGSFHAGNAKNVIADHAVMKGTVRTLDEDLRLFMEEEIKLMANEICESMQATCEINYIKGYPAVYNHEEEVEVFEKVIEDTLDKNMLVRSAPIMGAEDFSYYLLEKPGMFFHTGAKVEQEKAYPHHHPMFDFDERAMIYAGKAFLSIVDNYVSSQVKENLAEPVL is encoded by the coding sequence ATGTTAAAAAAATGGCATAGTGAATTGGCCGAGATGTTTGATCAAATGGTTGAGTGGAGAAGACATTTCCATCAGTATCCGGAACTATCTTTCCAAGAGGTGGAAACACCAAGAATGATTGCTGAAATTTTAGAAGGATTCGGTATTGAGGTTAGAAGAAATGTAGGGGGTAGAGGTGTTGTTGGAAAAATCTATGGTGCAAAACCAGGAAAAACTATTGCATTAAGAGCTGATTTTGATGCCCTGCCAATACAGGATGAAAAGGACGTACCATATAAATCGAAGGTACCTGGCGTTATGCATGCATGTGGGCATGATGGACATACAGCTACCTTATTAGCAGTAGCAAAGGTTCTTCAAGATAATAGAGACAGCATTGCAGGAAATATTGTCTTACTCCATCAGCATGCTGAAGAGATGTCACCAGGTGGAGCAAAGGCGATGATTGAAGATGACTGTTTAAAAGATGTGGATGTTGTATATGGTGCCCATCTTTCTTCTCTAAGTGAATTAGGAAAATACCATTATAGACCAGGATATTCCCAAGCGGCAGCAGATGCTTTTGAAATTACGATTAAAGGAAAAGGGGGACATGGCTCAGCACCTCACGAAACGGTAGATGCGATTGCAATCGGCACTGCATTAGTGACTCAGCTACAATTTATTGCTAGTAGACGTGTAGATCCATTAAATCCTGTTGTATTGTCCGTAGGCTCGTTCCATGCGGGAAATGCGAAAAACGTAATTGCTGATCATGCAGTGATGAAAGGGACTGTTCGTACATTAGATGAAGACTTGCGCTTATTTATGGAAGAGGAAATTAAATTAATGGCAAACGAAATTTGCGAAAGCATGCAGGCTACTTGTGAGATTAATTATATTAAGGGATACCCTGCTGTATATAACCATGAGGAAGAAGTAGAGGTCTTTGAAAAAGTAATTGAAGATACACTTGATAAGAATATGTTAGTTCGTTCTGCACCAATTATGGGGGCAGAGGATTTCTCCTACTATTTACTTGAAAAGCCTGGTATGTTCTTTCATACAGGAGCAAAGGTAGAACAGGAAAAAGCTTATCCTCACCATCATCCAATGTTCGATTTTGATGAAAGAGCAATGATTTATGCTGGAAAAGCATTCTTAAGTATTGTCGATAATTATGTATCGTCACAGGTGAAAGAAAACCTTGCTGAACCAGTTCTATAA
- a CDS encoding amino acid ABC transporter ATP-binding protein: MIVVDKLKKSFGDNEVLKDISVTINPQEVVVIIGPSGSGKSTFLRCINLLESITDGTIQIEGKNITDKSTNINEVRKDVGMVFQQFNLFPHKTVLQNIMLSPMKVKKVSKEDAKKKALALLKKVGLEDKASVYPDSLSGGQKQRVAIARALAMEPSIMLFDEPTSALDPEMVGEVLEVMKDLAKEGMTMIVVTHEMGFAREVGDRVIFMDGGYIVEEDTPTELFSNPKEERTISFLSKVL; the protein is encoded by the coding sequence ATGATTGTTGTAGATAAATTGAAAAAGTCTTTTGGAGATAATGAAGTATTAAAGGATATTAGTGTAACAATTAACCCGCAAGAGGTAGTCGTTATTATTGGACCTTCTGGATCAGGGAAGTCCACTTTTCTAAGATGTATCAATTTATTAGAAAGTATAACAGATGGTACCATTCAAATTGAAGGCAAGAACATTACGGATAAGTCTACCAATATTAATGAGGTTCGTAAGGATGTAGGCATGGTATTTCAGCAGTTTAATTTATTCCCTCATAAAACGGTTCTCCAAAATATCATGCTTTCTCCTATGAAGGTAAAAAAAGTATCCAAGGAAGATGCTAAGAAAAAGGCACTGGCATTATTGAAGAAAGTAGGATTAGAGGATAAAGCAAGTGTATATCCAGATTCCCTTTCAGGTGGACAAAAACAACGTGTAGCAATTGCTAGAGCGTTAGCGATGGAACCAAGTATTATGTTATTTGATGAGCCAACATCTGCTCTAGACCCAGAGATGGTAGGAGAGGTGTTGGAAGTAATGAAGGATCTTGCGAAGGAAGGCATGACAATGATTGTCGTAACCCATGAAATGGGCTTTGCCAGAGAGGTTGGCGATCGAGTTATTTTCATGGACGGCGGATACATTGTGGAAGAAGATACACCAACAGAGTTATTTAGTAATCCTAAGGAAGAGCGTACAATCTCTTTCTTGAGTAAAGTATTATAA
- a CDS encoding glutamine--tRNA ligase/YqeY domain fusion protein, which translates to MEIGSNFIKNIMKEDLETGKHDTVITRFPPEPNGYLHIGHAKSIFINFGLADEFGGKTNLRFDDTNPLKEDIEYVNSIKEDVEWLGYEWENLLFASDYFEEMYERAVLLIKKGLAYVDDLSADEIREYRGTLTEPGKESPYRTRSIEENLQLFEAMRNGEFGNGEKVLRAKIDMASPNINLRDPVIYRIAHATHHNTGDKWCIYPMYAFAHPLEDAIEGVTHSLCTTEFEDQRPLYDWVVRECEMETTPQQIEFGRLNITNTVMSKRKLKLLVDEKFVDGWDDPRMPTISGLRRKGVTPEAIRNFCMELGISKGSGAVDSAMLDHFVREDLKLKAPRTMGVLNPLKVVITNYPEGQVEMLDAEINPENPEMGIRQIPFSREIYIEQEDFMENPPKKYFRLFPGNEVRLKHAYFIKCEEVIKDEEGNVIELRCTYDQETKSGTGFTGRKVKGTLHWVEATQAIPAEFRLFEPLISDEDEEMEEGKTFLDYVNPNSLEVIQGFIEPNMKDVKPQDKFQFFRHGYFNVDPKYTTAEKPVFNRIVSLKSSFKL; encoded by the coding sequence TTGGAGATTGGCTCTAATTTTATAAAAAACATCATGAAAGAAGATCTGGAAACAGGAAAGCATGATACGGTTATCACTCGCTTTCCGCCAGAACCAAATGGCTATTTGCATATTGGTCATGCTAAGTCTATTTTTATTAATTTCGGACTAGCAGATGAATTTGGTGGGAAAACAAACTTACGCTTTGACGATACGAACCCTTTAAAAGAGGACATTGAATATGTGAACTCTATTAAAGAAGATGTAGAATGGCTAGGATATGAGTGGGAAAATCTGCTCTTTGCTTCTGACTATTTTGAAGAAATGTACGAGCGTGCTGTTTTATTAATAAAAAAAGGGTTAGCTTACGTAGATGATTTATCTGCTGATGAGATTCGTGAATATCGTGGTACGTTAACAGAACCAGGAAAAGAAAGTCCTTATCGTACTCGTTCCATTGAAGAAAATCTACAATTATTCGAAGCAATGCGTAACGGAGAGTTCGGTAACGGTGAAAAGGTGCTTCGCGCAAAAATTGATATGGCTTCTCCTAATATTAACTTAAGAGATCCTGTTATTTATCGTATTGCCCATGCAACACATCATAATACAGGAGATAAATGGTGTATTTACCCGATGTACGCATTTGCTCATCCGTTAGAAGATGCGATTGAGGGTGTGACACATTCTCTTTGTACGACTGAATTTGAAGACCAACGTCCTCTTTATGATTGGGTTGTTCGTGAATGTGAAATGGAAACCACGCCACAGCAAATTGAATTTGGTCGTTTAAATATTACAAACACTGTAATGAGTAAACGTAAATTAAAACTTCTTGTAGACGAAAAATTTGTGGATGGTTGGGATGACCCTCGTATGCCTACTATCTCTGGTTTAAGAAGAAAAGGAGTAACACCAGAAGCAATCCGTAATTTCTGTATGGAATTAGGAATTTCAAAAGGTTCTGGAGCAGTTGATTCTGCTATGCTTGATCACTTTGTACGTGAAGATTTAAAATTAAAGGCGCCTCGTACAATGGGGGTTTTAAATCCTTTAAAAGTAGTTATTACTAACTACCCAGAAGGTCAGGTAGAAATGTTAGATGCAGAAATCAATCCAGAAAATCCTGAGATGGGGATTAGACAAATTCCATTCTCTCGTGAAATTTATATTGAACAAGAAGACTTTATGGAGAATCCTCCGAAGAAGTACTTCCGCTTATTCCCTGGTAATGAAGTACGATTAAAGCATGCCTACTTCATTAAATGTGAAGAAGTAATAAAAGACGAAGAAGGAAACGTAATTGAGCTTCGTTGTACGTATGATCAAGAAACGAAAAGTGGAACTGGCTTTACGGGCAGAAAAGTTAAAGGAACATTGCACTGGGTAGAAGCAACACAAGCTATCCCTGCTGAATTCCGCTTATTCGAACCACTTATTAGTGATGAAGATGAGGAAATGGAAGAAGGAAAAACGTTCTTAGATTATGTGAATCCAAATTCGTTAGAAGTTATTCAAGGATTTATAGAGCCTAATATGAAAGATGTTAAACCACAAGATAAATTCCAATTCTTCCGTCATGGATATTTCAATGTGGATCCTAAATACACAACAGCTGAAAAACCTGTATTTAACCGGATTGTTTCTTTAAAAAGTTCATTTAAATTATAA
- a CDS encoding AzlC family ABC transporter permease, with translation MESLKLEKQEEQQTLSYLDGVKDCIPTLLGYISIGLAMGVVGVSSGLSVLHVFLLATFVYAGASQFIICAMIAAASPISAIILTTFIVNLRHLLLSSALAPKFTQYSVMKNIGIGSLVTDESFGVAITKIARKEPINDRWMNGLNLTAYLVWIAACTVGGYIGGWFPDPEQFGLDYALPAMFIALLILQLQTIEPTKLKHYLLLITLMIICMLIFSTFLSSSLSVIISTIVVATIGVVTDK, from the coding sequence GTGGAAAGTTTAAAATTAGAAAAACAAGAAGAACAACAAACACTCTCCTATTTGGATGGGGTGAAAGACTGTATTCCAACGTTACTAGGCTATATCAGCATTGGCCTAGCAATGGGCGTAGTCGGTGTATCGTCTGGATTATCTGTACTACATGTTTTTTTACTTGCCACATTTGTTTATGCAGGTGCCTCTCAATTTATTATTTGTGCAATGATCGCTGCAGCAAGTCCGATTAGCGCCATTATCCTTACAACATTCATTGTGAATTTGCGCCACTTGTTATTAAGCTCAGCATTAGCCCCGAAATTCACACAATATTCCGTAATGAAAAACATCGGTATTGGAAGCCTTGTTACAGACGAGTCATTTGGAGTAGCTATTACGAAAATTGCTAGAAAAGAACCAATTAATGATCGCTGGATGAATGGACTAAATCTTACTGCCTACCTTGTATGGATAGCAGCGTGTACTGTCGGGGGATATATTGGCGGCTGGTTCCCAGATCCTGAACAGTTTGGATTAGACTATGCTTTGCCAGCCATGTTTATTGCGTTATTAATTCTGCAATTGCAAACAATTGAACCTACTAAACTGAAACACTATTTATTATTAATCACATTGATGATAATATGTATGCTCATTTTCTCCACTTTCTTATCAAGTAGCCTAAGTGTCATTATTTCAACCATCGTGGTAGCTACAATTGGGGTGGTGACAGATAAATGA